A stretch of the Peromyscus leucopus breed LL Stock chromosome 10, UCI_PerLeu_2.1, whole genome shotgun sequence genome encodes the following:
- the Barhl2 gene encoding barH-like 2 homeobox protein, whose translation MEGASGSSFGIDTILSGAGSSSPGMMNGDFRPLGEARTTDFRSQATPSPCSEIDTVGTAPSSPISVTLEPPEPHLVTDGPQLHHHLHHSQQPPPPPPPAAAPAQSLQASPQQQPPPPQPQSAAQQLGSAASAPRTSTSSFLIKDILGDSKPLAACAPYSTSVSPHHTPKQESNAAHESFRPKLEQEDSKTKLDKREDSQSDIKCHGTKEEGDREITSSRESPPVRAKKPRKARTAFSDHQLNQLERSFERQKYLSVQDRMDLAAALNLTDTQVKTWYQNRRTKWKRQTAVGLELLAEAGNYSALQRMFPSPYFYHPSLLGSMDSTTAAAAAAAMYSSMYRTPPAPHPQLQRPLVPRVLIHGLGPGGQPALNPLSNPIPGTPHPR comes from the exons ATGGAAGGGGCCAGCGGGTCGAGTTTTGGAATAGACACGATTTTATCCGGTGCCGGTTCCAGCAGCCCCGGCATGATGAACGGAGATTTCCGCCCTCTTGGCGAAGCTAGGACCACGGATTTTAGGAGCCAGGCCACACCGTCACCCTGTTCGGAGATTGATACCGTGGGAACGGCGCCCTCTTCTCCGATCTCGGTCACCTTGGAGCCCCCGGAGCCGCACCTCGTGACAGACGGGCCCCAGCTTCACCATCACCTTCACCACAgccagcagccgccgccgccgccgccgccagccgCGGCTCCCGCGCAAAGTTTGCAGGCTTCGCCCCaacagcagccgccgccgccgcagccacAGTCCGCGGCCCAACAGCTGGGCTCGGCCGCCTCGGCCCCCAGGACTTCcacctcttcttttttaattaaggacATCTTGGGGGACAGCAAACCTCTGGCGGCTTGTGCGCCCTACAGCACCAGCGTGTCTCCCCATCACACGCCGAAGCAGGAGAGCAACGCCGCGCACGAGAGCTTCAGGCcaaagctggagcaggaggacAGCAAAACCAAGCTGGACAAGAGGGAAGACTCCCAGAGCGACATCAAATGCCATG GAACAAAGGAAGAAGGAGACCGGGAGATTACCAGTAGCCGAGAGAGTCCCCCTGTGAGAGCCAAGAAACCTCGAAAAGCCAGGACAGCTTTCTCGGACCATCAGCTCAATCAACTAGAGCGTAGCTTCGAGCGGCAGAAGTACCTGAGTGTCCAGGACCGCATGGACTTGGCAGCCGCGCTCAACCTCACTGACACGCAAGTCAAGACCTGGTACCAGAACCGCAG AACCAAGTGGAAGCGGCAGACCGCGGTGGGCTTGGAGCTGCTGGCCGAGGCCGGGAACTACTCCGCTCTGCAGAGGATGTTTCCGTCGCCCTATTTCTACCACCCAAGCCTGCTGGGCAGCATGGACAGCACCACGGCGGCCGCGGCGGCCGCGGCCATGTACAGCAGCATGTACCGGACTCCTCCGGCGCCCCACCCGCAGCTGCAGCGGCCGCTGGTGCCCCGCGTGCTCATCCACGGCCTCGGGCCCGGGGGACAGCCGGCCCTCAACCCTCTGTCCAACCCCATCCCAGGCACCCCGCATCCCCGGTGA